In the genome of Desulfofarcimen acetoxidans DSM 771, one region contains:
- a CDS encoding ABC transporter ATP-binding protein: MKQGVLIKTDSLTLCYGKYTALQEVSLDIREGGFYGILGPNGSGKTTLINIMCGVLKPSSGHITWNGKELSSCSRRHIARSFAVVPQNCSINFPFSVLEVVMMGRKPHLGRMGRLSHKDLEIVYNCMEHCSVLEHAQKAITSLSGGERQRVLLARALAQTPQVLFLDEATSNLDISHKLELLKLIKKLNTEKAVTVIAVLHDLNFAGMFCEYLVYMDKGRVICEGPANLVFNEEMINKVFHVQVEIKKHAVTGKYNLTLLPDLE; this comes from the coding sequence TTGAAACAAGGGGTTCTGATAAAAACTGACAGCCTGACCCTGTGTTATGGAAAGTACACCGCACTTCAGGAAGTCAGCCTTGATATTCGTGAGGGAGGTTTTTACGGCATTCTCGGGCCTAACGGCAGCGGCAAAACAACCTTGATCAATATTATGTGTGGTGTGCTGAAGCCTTCCTCCGGCCATATCACCTGGAACGGCAAGGAATTGAGTTCCTGCAGCCGCCGGCACATAGCCCGCAGTTTCGCCGTCGTGCCACAAAACTGCTCAATTAACTTTCCCTTTTCTGTGCTGGAAGTTGTAATGATGGGGCGAAAACCTCATCTGGGACGCATGGGCAGGCTTTCTCACAAAGACCTGGAGATTGTATACAATTGTATGGAACATTGCAGTGTTTTAGAACACGCACAAAAAGCCATTACCAGCTTAAGCGGCGGAGAGAGACAACGGGTGCTCCTGGCCCGTGCTCTGGCTCAAACCCCACAAGTATTGTTCCTGGACGAAGCTACATCTAATCTGGATATTTCCCACAAATTGGAGTTGCTTAAACTAATTAAGAAACTAAATACGGAAAAGGCAGTTACGGTAATCGCCGTACTGCATGATTTAAACTTTGCCGGCATGTTTTGCGAATATTTAGTATACATGGATAAAGGCCGAGTGATTTGCGAGGGTCCGGCAAACCTTGTTTTTAACGAAGAAATGATAAATAAGGTTTTCCATGTTCAGGTAGAAATAAAGAAACATGCGGTTACCGGCAAGTATAATCTGACACTGCTTCCCGATCTGGAATAA
- a CDS encoding sirohydrochlorin cobaltochelatase, with protein sequence MKRAISLSSVILVLFLLMGCSNTGKQNPTAQNTNPETEKKAILIVSFGTTYEDTRKLTIEAVENRAKEEFKGWDVRRAFSSHTIIKVLKERDGIEVDTPEQALQKLKNDGYTTVVVQMLNIIPGVEYDYIKKVVDQYKNDNSFKKISCGLPLLYYMGQENEPNDFITALEALKTQLPSSMKNDEALLVLAHGTPHPANAYYTVLQHTINELGFKNTYVYTVEGTPTLEEVIPQLKANNIKKITLIPFMLVAGDHANNDMAGEEKDSHTSQLKAEGFAVDSYLHGLGENKEIQNIYMNRIKQAMNELNSKPAGEEK encoded by the coding sequence ATGAAACGGGCCATTAGTTTGAGCAGCGTAATACTTGTATTATTTTTACTGATGGGGTGCAGCAATACAGGCAAACAAAATCCTACCGCACAAAACACTAACCCGGAAACCGAGAAAAAAGCCATTTTGATCGTTAGCTTCGGAACCACTTATGAAGATACCCGCAAGCTTACAATTGAAGCGGTGGAGAACAGAGCTAAAGAAGAATTTAAAGGCTGGGATGTTAGACGAGCTTTCAGTTCCCATACGATTATTAAAGTCTTGAAAGAACGCGATGGAATTGAGGTAGATACACCGGAGCAAGCCTTACAAAAATTAAAAAATGACGGCTATACTACTGTTGTGGTGCAAATGTTGAATATAATTCCAGGCGTGGAATACGATTACATTAAAAAAGTGGTAGACCAATACAAAAACGACAATTCTTTTAAAAAGATCTCGTGCGGTCTTCCCCTCTTGTACTATATGGGACAAGAAAACGAGCCAAATGATTTTATCACTGCACTGGAAGCACTAAAAACACAATTACCGTCTTCAATGAAAAACGATGAAGCGCTTCTCGTGCTGGCACACGGAACGCCTCATCCGGCCAATGCCTATTATACAGTACTGCAGCACACAATAAACGAGCTGGGCTTTAAAAACACCTATGTATATACGGTGGAAGGAACGCCGACGCTGGAGGAAGTAATTCCGCAATTAAAAGCTAATAATATCAAAAAAATTACTTTGATTCCGTTTATGCTTGTAGCCGGCGACCATGCCAATAACGACATGGCAGGTGAAGAGAAAGATTCGCATACGAGCCAGCTGAAAGCCGAAGGTTTTGCAGTGGATAGCTATCTTCACGGTCTTGGCGAAAATAAGGAGATTCAAAACATTTACATGAATCGTATAAAACAAGCGATGAATGAACTTAATTCAAAGCCTGCCGGTGAAGAAAAATAG
- a CDS encoding FecCD family ABC transporter permease, whose product MQHELILSHRKKEKRRFLVLIILVIFLVTGCLIFTGLGVIKIPPWEITRIIFSLLSADSKTVAGLDDIHRAVILDIRLPRILSAVLVGAGLATAGAVLQGLLVNPLADPYTLGVSTGAAFGAALAIFFGIFLPGSLAMLTVPLFAFAGAIVALGAVYSLALVNGTLAVTNLILSGVIVSAILSAAVSFLKSMAGEGVGSIVFWLMGSFASRGWHHVLLCLPPVAAGLLICYYYADDLNILSLGVSSARQLGIDDGKVITILLITSSMITAACVSISGIIGFVGLIVPHLMRMIVGPDHRILIPASALGGALLLSGADTIARNLLTAEIPVGVLTTLLGGPFFCYIFKIKTKKQMY is encoded by the coding sequence ATGCAGCATGAATTAATTCTGTCTCACAGAAAAAAAGAAAAACGAAGATTTCTGGTGCTGATTATACTGGTTATTTTCCTGGTCACCGGCTGCCTTATCTTTACCGGCCTGGGCGTTATCAAAATACCCCCTTGGGAGATAACCAGAATCATTTTTTCTCTTTTGTCGGCTGACAGCAAGACAGTTGCCGGCTTGGACGATATTCACCGGGCAGTAATACTGGATATCAGGTTGCCCAGAATATTATCGGCTGTTCTGGTGGGAGCCGGGCTGGCTACTGCCGGGGCAGTCCTACAAGGTCTCCTGGTAAACCCTCTGGCTGATCCCTATACCCTCGGTGTATCCACCGGCGCGGCTTTCGGGGCTGCGCTGGCCATATTTTTCGGCATTTTCCTTCCCGGAAGTTTAGCTATGCTGACCGTGCCCCTTTTTGCTTTTGCAGGGGCTATTGTTGCTCTGGGAGCCGTGTACAGCCTCGCCCTGGTTAACGGCACACTGGCAGTAACCAACCTGATCCTCTCGGGGGTTATTGTCAGCGCCATACTGTCCGCAGCTGTCAGCTTCTTAAAAAGCATGGCCGGCGAAGGAGTCGGGTCGATTGTATTCTGGCTGATGGGGAGCTTTGCTTCCAGGGGCTGGCATCATGTATTATTGTGCCTGCCCCCTGTCGCAGCCGGATTACTAATCTGTTATTATTACGCAGATGATCTGAACATCTTGAGTCTGGGAGTCAGCTCCGCCAGGCAACTGGGTATTGATGACGGAAAGGTCATTACTATTCTCCTGATTACTTCTTCCATGATTACCGCGGCCTGTGTTTCGATTTCCGGAATAATCGGCTTTGTAGGGTTAATCGTCCCTCACCTGATGCGCATGATTGTGGGGCCGGATCACAGAATACTGATCCCCGCATCAGCGCTGGGAGGGGCGCTTCTTCTTAGCGGAGCGGATACCATCGCCAGAAACCTGCTGACTGCGGAGATTCCGGTGGGTGTTCTGACCACCCTGCTGGGTGGCCCGTTTTTCTGTTATATTTTTAAAATTAAAACAAAAAAACAAATGTATTAG